One part of the Marinobacter sp. M3C genome encodes these proteins:
- a CDS encoding GNAT family N-acetyltransferase: MAKANLSVTLQPASAYPGLKADWQDLEHRAEPTVFLSWQWLGHWLATYKPAARVLKVTEGERIIGLGLLVETSERRHGVLKSHCLRLHQTGQRLQDQIWIEYNGFLSEKGEEDRVAAASLKYICEELPEWDEFIVGAIDSKDADRYAQLTGLHKHIRWEAPCFGVNLDELRRGGVHYLDTLSRNTRYQISRCERLYQQRGKVQLQRPDSVEGALALFDRIGPRHLQRWGSGADQSGFANPDFLHFHRELIRTQWADGGIDLVSLMAGDQEIASFYNLLHKGVIYFYLGGMETETDNRLKPGLLGHTLCIEDYRHHGFHYYDFMGGEERYKANLGQLHRQLTQVSLQRGRFKLKLEDAARRTKQLWLKETAPNER; this comes from the coding sequence ATGGCCAAGGCCAACTTATCAGTGACATTGCAGCCAGCCTCCGCCTACCCAGGTTTGAAGGCTGACTGGCAAGATCTGGAACACCGCGCCGAACCCACGGTGTTTTTGTCGTGGCAGTGGCTGGGGCATTGGCTGGCGACTTACAAGCCTGCAGCACGGGTGTTAAAAGTAACCGAGGGCGAGCGCATTATCGGCTTGGGCCTGCTGGTTGAAACCAGCGAACGCCGCCATGGCGTGCTGAAAAGCCATTGCCTGCGCTTGCACCAAACTGGGCAGCGCCTGCAAGACCAGATTTGGATTGAATACAACGGTTTTCTGTCTGAAAAAGGCGAGGAAGACCGGGTGGCTGCTGCGTCTTTAAAGTACATCTGTGAAGAATTGCCAGAATGGGACGAATTCATTGTCGGTGCCATCGACAGTAAAGACGCCGACCGCTACGCCCAGCTAACCGGGTTGCACAAACACATCCGCTGGGAAGCGCCCTGTTTCGGCGTAAATCTGGACGAACTGCGGCGCGGTGGCGTGCATTACCTGGATACCCTGTCACGCAACACCCGTTACCAGATAAGCCGCTGCGAACGCTTATACCAGCAGCGGGGGAAGGTGCAGTTGCAGCGGCCAGATTCGGTCGAAGGCGCTTTGGCATTATTTGATCGCATAGGCCCGCGGCATCTGCAGCGCTGGGGCAGTGGTGCCGACCAGAGTGGCTTTGCCAACCCGGATTTTTTGCACTTTCATCGTGAGCTGATTCGAACCCAATGGGCAGATGGCGGTATAGACCTGGTATCGCTGATGGCCGGCGACCAGGAAATCGCCAGCTTCTATAACCTGTTGCACAAAGGCGTTATCTATTTCTACTTGGGCGGCATGGAAACTGAAACCGACAACCGGCTGAAACCCGGGCTTCTGGGTCACACCTTGTGCATTGAAGACTACCGCCACCACGGCTTTCACTATTACGACTTTATGGGTGGCGAAGAACGCTACAAAGCCAACCTGGGCCAGTTGCACCGGCAGCTCACTCAGGTGTCACTGCAGCGTGGCCGCTTTAAACTGAAACTGGAAGACGCCGCCCGGCGCACCAAACAGCTTTGGCTGAAGGAAACAGCCCCTAATGAACGCTGA
- a CDS encoding GNAT family N-acetyltransferase: MNAELQVRASRLSAFPLKDYNDYIASQPNATPYHYSGWLTAVKKAYGHAAWVVTAHQNGKLCGALPLVEVKRPFRPSTLVSLPFCDLGGLLADSPHIANEIRFAAQNLAASLGGAALEIREGGPELLPEECTELAGDTKVRMLCELPACSETLMKSYKPKLRSQIRKAEKNGLTAEVRQGDAAITLFYAVFSRNMLRLGSPVHSLSWFKELGRAYGDKMLVGLVFKGNEPVGGGIVLVQGKQACIPWASTLEEHNKLAPNMLLYWTLLAKVNDLGCTQFDFGRSTLGEGTFRFKKQWGAVPHHLIWRNDSQTNEGAVSGSISSSSLSKAVSRLRPLIERIWQRFPLPVANWIGPKLRRYITL, from the coding sequence ATGAACGCTGAACTGCAGGTACGTGCCTCACGGTTGTCGGCTTTCCCGTTGAAAGACTACAACGATTACATCGCCAGCCAACCAAACGCCACGCCTTACCATTACAGCGGCTGGTTAACGGCGGTTAAAAAAGCCTACGGCCACGCTGCCTGGGTGGTAACCGCCCATCAAAACGGCAAGCTTTGCGGAGCCTTGCCGCTGGTGGAAGTGAAACGACCCTTTCGGCCAAGCACCTTGGTGTCACTGCCATTCTGCGATCTTGGTGGGCTGTTGGCCGACAGCCCGCACATTGCCAACGAAATTCGATTCGCCGCGCAGAATCTCGCCGCCAGTCTCGGCGGTGCAGCTCTGGAAATTCGCGAAGGCGGGCCAGAACTGCTGCCGGAAGAATGCACCGAGCTTGCCGGCGACACCAAAGTGCGCATGCTGTGCGAATTGCCGGCCTGCAGTGAAACCCTGATGAAAAGCTACAAGCCCAAACTGCGCAGCCAGATCCGCAAAGCCGAAAAAAATGGCTTAACCGCAGAAGTACGCCAAGGCGACGCCGCCATCACATTATTTTATGCGGTGTTTTCACGTAATATGCTGCGCCTGGGCTCACCGGTACACAGCCTGAGCTGGTTCAAAGAACTGGGCAGGGCCTACGGCGACAAAATGTTGGTAGGCCTGGTGTTCAAAGGTAACGAGCCGGTAGGTGGCGGCATAGTGCTGGTGCAGGGCAAGCAGGCGTGCATTCCCTGGGCGTCTACCCTTGAAGAACACAACAAGCTGGCACCGAACATGCTGTTGTACTGGACCCTGCTGGCCAAAGTGAATGATCTAGGCTGCACCCAGTTTGATTTTGGCCGCTCCACATTGGGCGAGGGCACATTCCGTTTTAAAAAACAGTGGGGTGCAGTACCCCACCATTTGATTTGGCGCAACGACAGCCAGACGAACGAAGGCGCGGTGTCAGGCTCAATTTCAAGTTCTAGTTTAAGCAAAGCTGTCAGTCGTTTGCGCCCGCTAATCGAACGCATCTGGCAGCGTTTTCCTTTGCCCGTCGCCAACTGGATTGGCCCTAAATTACGGCGTTATATCACCCTATGA